Part of the Candidatus Krumholzibacteriia bacterium genome is shown below.
GGGGAACGCTGGGTGCCGAGCGCGTCCGGGAACTCGTCGGCCGATCCCGGGACGTCGACGCCTTCGAGCTCGCCGATGCGCTGGACCCCGCGCACCCGCTCCAGTTCGTCAATGGGTGGACCGAACGGCGGCGACGTGGTGGGGACGTCGTCGGTGCTGCGGCCATCCTCGGCTGGCGGATCCGCCAGCTCGCCCAGCTCCGCGCAGGCCTGGACTCCGGGATGGACGCCCGGGAAGCGGCCTCGGCGGCCGGCCTGGCGCCGTTCCAGCAACGACGTGCCATCCCTCTGGCCCGCAATCACTCACCCGCACATCTCGAGAAGACACTCGAGGTGTTCCGGCAGGCGGACCGCCGGGCCAAGAGTTCCAGCCTCGGGCCCGACCTCGCGTTCGACCTCGCGGTGTTACGGTGGGCCACCGGCCCGACGAGCTGAGGCCGGCTTGACACACGCCTCGCTTGACCTATTCTGCGCCGCACGAGGGCGCCTTGGCCCGGGGGCGTCATGGTGAGAACCACAGCCCGAGGTGAAACATGCCTGGACCGGTGAACATCGACGAATCGACCTTCGAGGCCGAGGTGACCAACGAGAAGGGGCTCGTCCTGGTGGACTTCTGGGCACCGTGGTGCGGCCCGTGCCGCATGATCGCGCCCGTCCTCGAAGAACTCGCCGGCGAGTACGACGGCAAGGTGAAGATCACCAAGGTCAACGTCGACGAGAACCAGACCCTGGCGGGTCAGCACCAGATCCGCAGCATCCCGACGCTGATGATCTTCAAGGACGGCCAGCACGTCGACACGGTCATGGGTGCCGTGCCGAAGCAGGCCCTGACCGAGAAGATCGACCAGCACGTCTAGGACGGGGTCACTCGACCGAGAGACCCGGGAGACCCGAGAGAGCCGGGCGCAGGTGCGCACCGGCTCTTTTCGTGTCCGCCCCATGAGTTTACATAATGTATCTTATGCGCCACCGTGTATCGGCCACTGCGCGGGCCATCGACGCCGACTCCGGTCGGGTCTCAGTCCCCGACCGCTCCCGGGACGTGTTTCGTGTAGCGTGCCACCATCGGCAGTTCGGTGCGTTCGCCGGCGAGCGCCTTCACGAAGGCCACCGCCGACACGACGATGAACCCGGCGAGCAGTCCGACGCGCAGAACGAGCATCACGAGTAGACCGATCCACGGAATCCGACCGACGGTGGCGTCCACGACGATCGCCGCACCCAGCGCCACGGCCTCGAGGAAGAACAGCACGAACCCCTGCGCAGTGTGCCAGCGCACGAAGGCACCGGTCCGGCCGGCCAGGATCGGGACGAGGAACCCCGGTCCGAGGTACGCGAGAGCGGCCATGATGCGGTCGCTCGTGCGCGGTCCGGGCCGCGCCGAGGAGGATCGGCCCTGCGGGTCGTCCGTGGTGGCTCGGCTGGTCACGCGCCGGTCCTTTCGACGACCGGCCTCCACTCGCACGGCGCGGTAGCGGCCGGTGGGTCGGTTCCGCTCGGCGCGCGGTGCTCGGGATCAGCGCAGCGCTTCGAGCGTGTCCAGGCGGTTCTGGATCTCCTGACGCGACGAGAAATTTTCCACGTCGGTCAGGGGTGTCAAGGCCGCGATGGCCTCGTCGATCCGCCCGATTTCCTGCAAGACCCGAGCCTCGCCCAGGGCGGCCTGGACGGCAGCGGGCGCGTCGGGCGGGACGGCCTCACGAACGGCCCGGAACTGCTCGACGGCCAGTTCCATCTCTCCGAGGCCCTCGTGGGCCAGCGCCAGGCCCAGCCGGGAGCTGGTCGCGTACTGGCCACCCGGGGCTTCTTCGAGGTAGGAACGGAATCGGCCCATGGCCTCGTCGTGCTCGCCGAGTGCGAGGTGGCTGGCCCCCGCGAGGTACAGGGCGGCCTGGCCCTCCTGGGTGCCCGAGAAGCGCCCCAGCAGCTCTTCGAGCTCGAGAAGGGCCTCGTTGTACTGGCCGTTGGCGTAGGCGGAGCTGGCCGCGAAGTAGGTGCGCGCGGCCTGCACCTGGCTGCTCTGGCGCGACTGCTGGATGAACACCGCCACCACCACGACGACCGCGACGGCCGCCACGCCGACCAGGATCGCCATGAAGTTCTTCTGGAGGTACGCCGTCACGCGGGCCGTCGTGTCGAGGAACGGATCGTGACGGAGCTCTTCCTTGGTCAGTCGAGCCACTGCGAGGTCCTTCGGGATTCGATGGATAGCCGGGCCGGGGACGCGCCTGAGGGCGGCAGTCCCCTGTTCTGCGAACTCCCAAGTGTAGCGGCGACACGCGGCCAGGGCAACGTTCCGCGGCAGCGGGCCGTGCGCGTCCGGCCGGGCTTCCGAAGGCGACGTGAAGGGACTTGTCAGGGCGCCCAGAGCTGGCATCGTAGCGGAGAACCGGGTCCCCGACGTGGCGAGCGCGATGACGACCTTCAGCTGCCATCACTTCGAAGCTCTCGATCCGCACGAGCTGTACACCGTCCTGCGACTGCGGCAGGAGGTCTTCGTGGTCGAGCAGGAGTGCGCCTACCTCGACGCGGACGACCACGATCTCGAAGCCTGGCACGTCCTCGGGCGCGAGAACAGCCGCGTGGTGGCCTACGCGCGGATCCTGCCGCCCGGGACCACGGACCCCGACCACGTGTCGATCGGCCGGGTTCTCACGGTGCCCGACCGCCGGGGCAGCGGGATCGCCCGCGCCCTCATGGAGTCCACACTGGGAGTCGTCGCCGCGCAGTTCCCCGGGCGGCCGGTCAGGATCTCGGCGCAGAGCTACTTGCTCGAGTTCTACGCGTCGCTCGGTTTCCGTCGCATCGGCGAGCCCTATCTCGAGGACGGGATCGAGCACGTGGCCATGGTGCTCGACGCGCGCGCCGCCGACTGACGACCGCGCGCACGCCACCACCCCACCACGAACTCAGCCCGCCGTGGCGATGTAGTTCTCGAGCTGCTGGATGTGGAAGTCCCGGTCGTCGATCGCCGCACGGACGACGTCGCCGATCGAGATCACCCCGATCACGTGCCCCTGCTCCACCACCGGCAGGTGACGGATCCGTTTCTCCGTCATCAGCGCCATGCAGGCTTCGATGTCACGATCGGGCTCCACGCAGATCACGTCACGGGTCATGATCTCTCCGACGGCGGTGTTCCGGGAGTCCCGCCCGCGAAGGATCACCTGCCGCGCGTAGTCCCGCTCCGAGAGGACCCCGACGAGCCGGTCGCCCTCCATGACGAGCAGGGCGCCGATCCCGCGCTCGGCCATGGCTTCGACCGCGCGGAAGACGGTGTCCAGGGGCTGGACGGCGTGGATCGCGTACCCCTTGTGTTCGAGCAGACGTCGGACGGTTCGAGACATGATGGCTCCTGCGTCCAGGGGGATCTGCTGGTGGCAGAGTATACGATCCGGGAGCGGGACCGGGACGTGGGTGCCCGGATCGCCGAACGCGGCAGGTGACGCCCGGTCTCCCGCCGGGTAGACTCCGTGACTCGCGCCCGCTCTCCTGCCCTCGGAATCCGGTGTCGGTCCCCGACAGTCCTCGACGGCTGTGGTGCCGGAGATCCGTGAGGACGACACGCCCGATGATCGGAAGAACCCTTTCACACTACGAGGTCACCGCGCTGCTCGGCGAAGGTGGCATGGGCGCCGTGTACCGTGCGACCGACACCGATCTGGGGCGCGAGGTGGCGCTGAAGGTCCTCACCGGGCTCGGCGACCACGGGTCCGAGCGCCTGGCGCGCTTCCAGCAGGAGGCGCGCACCATCGCGGCGCTCAACCACCCGAACATCGTGACCCTCTTCGGGGTCGAGAAGGTCGACGGAACACCCTTCCTGACGATGGAGCTGATCGACGGCGAGCGGCTGACCTCCCGGATCCGGGGTGACGGGCTGGGTCTCGAGGAGCTGCTGCGGATCGCCGTCCCCATCGCGGACGCCGTCAGCACGGCCCACAAGCAGGGGATCACCCACCGCGACCTGAAGCCCGACAACGTCATGATCGATCGCGACGGCCGGGTGAAGGTGCTGGACTTCGGTCTGGCGAAGCTGCGCGACACGGCGCACACGGACGACGACGTGACACGCACGATCGCCGTGCACGAGACCGCCGAGGGGCGGATCCTCGGCACGGCCGCCTACATGTCACCGGAGCAGGCCGAGGGCAAGCCCGTCGATGCACGCAGCGACGTCTTCTCGTTGGGCATCGTCCTCTACGAGATGGCCACGGGCCGCAAACCCTTCGACGGCGAGACGGCGATCTCGACGATCAGTTCGATCGTGAAGGAGCAGCCGCGCAGCGCGCTCGAGGTCAACCGTGGCCTGCCGCGACACCTGGGGCGGATCCTCGACCGGTGTCTCGCGAAGGACCCCGACCGCCGTTACCAGAGCGCGATCGAACTGCGCAACGAGCTCGAGCTGCTCGACCAGGAATCGAAGTCGGGCGAGCTCGAGATGTGGGTGCCCTCGAGTGCGACGGGTGCACCCCGGGCGGCGGGGCGTGGTGTTCCGCTCGCGGTGTTCGGCGCCGCGCTCCTGGTGGTGGCCCTCGCCGCGTTCTTCGCCACGCGCGCGTTCACGGGCGGCGGTGTGGCCGGCGACGACGTGGCCGTCACGCACGTCGAACCCCTCACCCTGCAGGGCAACGTCGCGAGCTACCCCAGCCTGTCGCCGTCGGGGGACCTCTTCGCCTACCAGGCCGTCGAAGGGGGCGATCTGGACATCTTCCTGCAGCGTGTCGGGGGCCAGCGCCCCATCAACCTGACCGCCGACCACGACGGTCTCGATCGGCGCCCCGCGATCTCGCCCGACGGAGAGCGCATCGTCTTCGAGTCGTCGCGCGGCGGCGGCGGGATCCACGTCATGGGCACCACTGGCGAGAGTGTCCGCCGCGTCGTCGAGGGCGGATACGATCCGGCCTGGTCGCCGGACGGCACCCGGATCGTCTACACCACGTCGCTCTGGTCGGATCCGGCCGGACGCAACACCGAGGGTGTCCTGTGGATCGTCGAGGTCGACGGCGGAACGCCGCGCGCGCTCACCGACGCGTCGATGGACGCGGTCCAGCCGGACTGGTCGCCCGACGGCCGGCGCGTCGTGTTCTGGAGTGTCGAGTCGCCGAGTGGCCGCCGGGATCTGTGGTCGATCGGCGTCGACGGCGACGGACTCGTCCGTCTGACCGACGACGAACCCCTCGACTTCTCGCCGCGCTTCGGACCGGACGGTCGCAGCGTGTGGTTCGTGAGCAATCGCACCGGCACCTACAATCTGTGGCGCCTGCCCGTCGATGCCCGGACGGGCGCCCCGGCGGGTGAGCCCATCGCGGTCACCATGCCCAACGACGA
Proteins encoded:
- a CDS encoding protein kinase; the protein is MIGRTLSHYEVTALLGEGGMGAVYRATDTDLGREVALKVLTGLGDHGSERLARFQQEARTIAALNHPNIVTLFGVEKVDGTPFLTMELIDGERLTSRIRGDGLGLEELLRIAVPIADAVSTAHKQGITHRDLKPDNVMIDRDGRVKVLDFGLAKLRDTAHTDDDVTRTIAVHETAEGRILGTAAYMSPEQAEGKPVDARSDVFSLGIVLYEMATGRKPFDGETAISTISSIVKEQPRSALEVNRGLPRHLGRILDRCLAKDPDRRYQSAIELRNELELLDQESKSGELEMWVPSSATGAPRAAGRGVPLAVFGAALLVVALAAFFATRAFTGGGVAGDDVAVTHVEPLTLQGNVASYPSLSPSGDLFAYQAVEGGDLDIFLQRVGGQRPINLTADHDGLDRRPAISPDGERIVFESSRGGGGIHVMGTTGESVRRVVEGGYDPAWSPDGTRIVYTTSLWSDPAGRNTEGVLWIVEVDGGTPRALTDASMDAVQPDWSPDGRRVVFWSVESPSGRRDLWSIGVDGDGLVRLTDDEPLDFSPRFGPDGRSVWFVSNRTGTYNLWRLPVDARTGAPAGEPIAVTMPNDELFRIDVKADRIVFAAPDNDGQAVRIDLPARSDALGTVRSVTRGTLFVQRPRVSPDGTRIVFYTPIGTGFQDIYVVAVDGSDLRRLTEDPFRDRGVSWHPDGERLVFYSDRSGSYEIWTMRADGSDARMISDIAERGLDSPWYPR
- a CDS encoding tetratricopeptide repeat protein, whose translation is MARLTKEELRHDPFLDTTARVTAYLQKNFMAILVGVAAVAVVVVVAVFIQQSRQSSQVQAARTYFAASSAYANGQYNEALLELEELLGRFSGTQEGQAALYLAGASHLALGEHDEAMGRFRSYLEEAPGGQYATSSRLGLALAHEGLGEMELAVEQFRAVREAVPPDAPAAVQAALGEARVLQEIGRIDEAIAALTPLTDVENFSSRQEIQNRLDTLEALR
- a CDS encoding GNAT family N-acetyltransferase, which translates into the protein MASAMTTFSCHHFEALDPHELYTVLRLRQEVFVVEQECAYLDADDHDLEAWHVLGRENSRVVAYARILPPGTTDPDHVSIGRVLTVPDRRGSGIARALMESTLGVVAAQFPGRPVRISAQSYLLEFYASLGFRRIGEPYLEDGIEHVAMVLDARAAD
- a CDS encoding CBS domain-containing protein, with the translated sequence MSRTVRRLLEHKGYAIHAVQPLDTVFRAVEAMAERGIGALLVMEGDRLVGVLSERDYARQVILRGRDSRNTAVGEIMTRDVICVEPDRDIEACMALMTEKRIRHLPVVEQGHVIGVISIGDVVRAAIDDRDFHIQQLENYIATAG
- the trxA gene encoding thioredoxin, with protein sequence MPGPVNIDESTFEAEVTNEKGLVLVDFWAPWCGPCRMIAPVLEELAGEYDGKVKITKVNVDENQTLAGQHQIRSIPTLMIFKDGQHVDTVMGAVPKQALTEKIDQHV